The sequence TGAAGTAATTGAAATGGCAAACAAATTACACAATTTTGGCTCAATTGCTAAGAGTAAATTGAATTGgagaaaatttaaagaaaatggaGAGAAGTTTACGTGGTCTGATGTGAAGTGGCGCTGCTACACTCAAAATCGCTTTGGTTGTGTAAAATACAAAACTTCCCTGGATGATACGCAGCCTTTAAGGACACGCAATGTTGCGAAGCGTGGTGTCAGTTCTTTAACAATTGGGGACCAAGATAAAATTTTAACAACTCCTCTTATATCTAAAGAGAAAAAGAAAGACTTGTTAAGCATTTTGAAACCTAATCGATCCCATGTTccataatttttacaaaaatctgAACTCGGGAAATATACGGAATATTGATCCAGATATTGTCGATGTCTCTAAATCTATTGAAAATATTGAGAACGATACCTCTCAATAGGATATGCTGACATAATGATGACAATGTCAAATTGTTGAAATTCCCTTCCGTTTCTTTACTTTCGCATTGCattacttttttactacctaatTTTTTATGATAAAATTGGTTGAATTTCCTATTTTTCATTCTtattttttgcttacattatttacatacatttacAAAAGgttaatttattgaaataaatgcaCTAACTGAGTTAAATAATATGACAACAGTTTTGACAAAACAGCACAAGTATTCTTATACTAAAAACATAATATTTATTGTTACGGTATATCGGCATAACTTGAATTGTGTCACCAGATGGTAATACTGTTAGTTCGGAATAATTGCATAAGTTTACTTACGTCTTTCGCctatgtcaaattatttttagaaaaaaaggtATAAATTACGTTTTTGAGCTTATTTGGAAAACTAATTGTATTTTCGTAAGTTACCTGCCAGCATAAGATGCATATAATATGATGTGAGATATTCCAAACAAAGTTTGTTCGTTTCCCTTGAAAACTTTTTTCAGATTATAATTTAAATCTTTAAAATGTTCTCCTGAAAAACGCAAAAAACATAATTGTGCTGTTAAGCCTTGTGACCGCAGAAATTAAAGTAGATAAATACAATCAGCTTgataaaaaatgtttctttttctttcaaGCAGGCGCAAATGAttttttttgatgtgtaaatatTTTTGCACACGGAACGGGAATCCCGAATGTATGCAAGGATTGGTACAAAAAGTTCAGCAAATTGGAAAATGTTCCTGAAGTGGTAACAGTTCATTTGTTTCTTTTCTGGAGAGAGTTAACATCAATTTTCCTACATCTGTTTTATCCACTTTAGCGACATTGTTCGCCCCATTCTTTTAACTTCTCCAacggtttttgttgttttctttattcTCAAAAGTTTTGCTTTCATCTGAACCCGATATCGCTTAATTGGCCGCAACTATAGCACGTTGGGTGGTTTCAAGTTTttcctaatataatgtacattgtTATCTTCAAACCACTTCTGGTTGGAACGAGCGTAATGTTCTGGAGCCAAGTCCGCCCAAAGTATAGATTAACCATTATGGCGACGTAAAAAGGCGTTGATGGTTCCGGCGTGCATTTATGCCCACATTCACAAATAGCTTGCCAAATCGAAGGTTTCTGCCAAACTTTTTTATCAAGGTGGTTTTTCTGAATAAGAATGTTCTCTTCAGAATTGTAGAACAGAATAGAACGAGGTACCTAGCAGTTTTCTTAGGTCCAATTTCAAAGACGCTTCGTCGTCCAAAATAGCACAAAAATTTCTGTTTGCCAATTTGGCCTTATAGGGCTTACGTGCAAGAAAAATACTTTTAGACACCTGTTTATCACTTCGTTTtggaacttttttctttttgtaggttTTAATATCATGTCTCTGGTTGATTCGTTTTCGGCAACATCTCTTGTTGACAGGGATCGGTTTTTCTTAATTAGGGATAGAACATTATTCTCCAGTTGGGCATCTGATGATCACTTTGGGCATCCTCTTCTTGGCTTGCCCTTCACTAAGCCTTCCTTGAAGTACAACCCCTTTATTGGGGCAGCGCCACAGGATAATCCTGTGAGTTTTGTCAACTTTTAGTTACtacaaatgtacaaaatttgtttacGTAGCTCTTCCTCCTTACTCATTTATCTTGTTGTTGAAGGCTTGACTTTAAAAGCTAATCTATTTTTTTAAATGCTATGAAACTCCAATTCAGAAACACAATCAATGAGTGCCCGATTTTTTATTGACGAGTTATCGgaggttatcgattttttatagaaaaattatcaatATGTTTTAAAAAAGTGGCCGATTTGTTATAGAAACGTTATTGTTTCATATCCACATAATATCGACGTGCTAtccatttgttatcaaaaaataatcGATTTTCAATCGAAAAAATAACCAATTTGGTAataaaaaaatctcgaaatattATCGTGGAAATATTAGATTAACTAATGAAAGGCTATCGATTGTTTACCGAAATGGTAgcaatatgttatcaaaaactaATCAATTTGGTATCGAAAAAGTATCAATCGATTTTTCGGAGCggctatattttttatatatatattatatcttTATCCCCAAATTCAATCAAATAAATCAAACGATATGAGGTCCCCTTTTCTGAAACCTAGTTTAATCCCGAACAGGTCGGGAACGTTCTTTTTAATTCTTACTGAGCTCTTGTTGTTGCTCAatgtggcagcacgggacagttgatttgtactttttttatccgatttgatacatcaatttccggcgcagtacgattttggcattagtccatcgaatttacaaaaacaaagtacattgaacttttatttatgtttgcaggtatgtcaccatgctgccaccttgtatggttccgccttGTCTGGACTAAACCTTAAGCCCAAACAAAATCACATATCCTCTCTATATAGAGtcaaattttggaaattttatatTTCTATTTTGTTATTGGAATACTTAGTACATAATTATTGGttgttaaaatatcgaaaatgatCTCTCCGTGTACAGAAAATCTACCGAATCCGCATAGAAACTGTATTCGCGAAATCATGAAATCTCTGGTGTGCTATGAAAATGATTTCCAACTCATCAATGCACATTTGCGTAAATTGCAGCACGATTTCAAGGAAGAAATGGAAAAACTAACATTTGGAAACAGTAAAATTAATAATAGAGGATGTGAACTCGAAGACAAGGCTTATTTCACTGAAAATATAACAACGATACATGAACTAAATGAATGTTTTACAAAGAAATTTGAGGAACTAAGAAAAAAGCAAGAAGAAATTATTACCATGTCGCGACAATGCATTTCAGATCTTAATACGAAAAAATGCAAAATGAGACAATTTCACGAGAAGACAGTCGACTATTTAAAACGTTATGCAATCAAATCCGATGATCCAACTGTTATAAATAATTGTGAAAAGGATATATGCGAATTGCATAGActttttgtcaaagaagtttcatTAATTAAGAGATGCGAAACAGAACTTCAATCATTTTTTCAACTATGCGGTCTTAAGGATATTGGCGATTGTTCTTGTTTTAAACACTACGATTGGATTCCGGAAGGTATGTAACACATATACTTAGTTTCTTGACTTTTGTTGTTACTCGTTCGAaaaattcattacaaaaatttcCATTTCGTTTTCTGGTTTTTCTTCATTATACCACTTCACTGTGGATCCATTGAgcgttttttagaaaaaaattcaaagtttgtGTCTCATTTTTGTTTTAACAGGTAAAAACCTTCATGCGGTGGATGAAGTCtttaatcaaataaaatgtgttatGGGCACAACAATCATCAAAGCTTTTGCTTCGCTTCATGTACAGCAGCCAACTGATCTGAAATCATTTCTAGCATCATATCTCATGAACTTAGAACACAATGAAAATGTTCTTGCAGAGAAGCTAAATCTTTTTGGAAATATGTCATAATTTTTTCTAAtacttatatcaaaatcatgcaagatatttgttaataaaagatttaaaattacTCGAAAAAAATAACGATTTTATAGGTAGTCGGCGATTGCCTTGATCGGTGGTAGTGTCTAAAGATTTTTTTCGATAGCCGATTTACTAAGTCAACCTAAAAagaattttggtttttttatctATTTATTGGTCCACCCGAGTAGTCATCCTCacatgtttttttatactcagctgagcagagctcacagagtatattatctttgttcgcataacggtaatccgtaacggcataaactaatcgagatagatataaacttctatatatcaaaatgatgtgggcgaaaaaaacaaattaatttagccatgtccgtccgtccgtccgtaaacacgataacttgagtaaattttgaggtattttgatgaaatttgtacaCTGGTtattgggcgctcatctcagatcgctatttaaaatgaacgaaatcggactacaactacgcccactttttcgatatcgaaaatttcgaaaaaccgaaaagtgcgataattcattaccaaaggcggctaaagcgatgaaacttggtggatgagttgaccttatgacgcaaaatagaaaattagtaaaattttggacgatgggcgtgacacggcccacttttaaaagaaggtaatttaaaagttttgcaacttggcagtccttgaagatatcatgatgaaatttggcaggcacgtttctcctattactatatatatgtgatcaataaaaattagcaaaatgggattacgagcacgcccacttaaacaaaaaaaagttttttgtaagtaaaattttaacaaaaaatttaatatctttagagtatattagtaaattatgtgaaaattcaactccagtaatgatatggtgcaacaaaatacaaaaataaaagaaaatttcaaaatgggcgtggctccgctctttttcatttaatttgtctagaatacttttaatgccataagtcgaacaaaaatttaccaatccccgTGACATTTGttaggggcatatattctatgacgataactattttccgtgaaaataggcgaaatcggttgaagccacgccctgtttttatacacagtcgaccgtctgtccttccgctcggccgttaacacgataactggagcaaaaatcgatatatctttactaaaattagttcacgtacttatctaaactcactttatcttggtataaaaaatggcagaaatccgactatgaccacgcccacttttttgatatcgaaaataacgaaaaattaaagaatgccacaattctataccaaatatgaaaaaagagatgaaacatggtaattggattggtttattgacgcaaaatataactttagaaaaaactttagaaaatgggtgtgacacctaccatattaagtagaattaaatgaaaaagttctgcagggcgaaatcaaaagcccttggaatcttggcaggaaaactcttcgtggtattacatatataaataaatcagcggtaaccgacagatgatgttctgggtcaccctggtctacattttggtcgatatctcgaaaacgccttcacatatacaactaaggtagtggccaccttttaaaaccctcattaatacctttaatttgatacccatatcttacaaacacattctagtgtcatccctggtccaccctaatggtgatatctcgaaaaggcgtccacctatagaactatggtccactcccttttaaaatactttttaataccttccatttgaaagccatgtcatacaaacacattccagggttaccataggttcattttgctaaatggtcattttcccttattttgtctccaaagttctcagctgagtatgtaatgttcggttactctcgaacttagccttccttacttgttgctatAACATTCATTAAAAGAAatgtattttgatgaaattcaccataaatattatttcaaaataaaatataattttgtagTATTTTTTATTGCTATCTGCACATTGAAgcggaggaagagggcggccccccacTCTGCTGGAATGTGGAAACTCTCGTAGGGTTACCAATTGACGCCAGTTAGCCCAACGAAGACGCCACTGGCGCGCATTAATATTgcacggacataaccgtttaaatggttaagcaccaattaagtaacaTCATTTCAGGCAAGTGAAATACAAAGCTATGCTTTTCCACTGCTTTGTGACCGTTGCTTTTTAAATACAGAGATTTTTAAGTATACAGTAGATTAGTCCCCTTAACTTGTTGCAGGCTTAACACGTCACTAAAATCAGATAAATTAGCAATATCACGTGTTGGAAGATTGGGACGCATGTTTATGGTTGGAAGAAGGTGTTCGTATATGTactgtataatattgtaacgaatttagggaaactccgcttatttcacaccttctgctaacgttcgtatcgctaaattgttgaataaataactccaatattcaataatgcaaaatggcctttattaaagtacttcacaataacactgatacttcacaaccaatagcttgcttaaatcaaactgcctacggactactcagcttctgctgggtgtaaccatatgcgtgtgtatttgtgagcgaagtagtagctgatgatgtc is a genomic window of Eurosta solidaginis isolate ZX-2024a chromosome 4, ASM4086904v1, whole genome shotgun sequence containing:
- the LOC137248197 gene encoding uncharacterized protein, producing MISPCTENLPNPHRNCIREIMKSLVCYENDFQLINAHLRKLQHDFKEEMEKLTFGNSKINNRGCELEDKAYFTENITTIHELNECFTKKFEELRKKQEEIITMSRQCISDLNTKKCKMRQFHEKTVDYLKRYAIKSDDPTVINNCEKDICELHRLFVKEVSLIKRCETELQSFFQLCGLKDIGDCSCFKHYDWIPEGKNLHAVDEVFNQIKCVMGTTIIKAFASLHVQQPTDLKSFLASYLMNLEHNENVLAEKLNLFGNMS